GACCTTACTTCAATGCCAGTAGTAGATAACGAAGGAAGATTGGTGGGAATCATCACAATTGATGACGTAGTAGACGTTATTGATCAAGAAAATACAGAGGACTTTCAAAAAATGGCTGCTATGGATCCATCAGATGAAGAGTATCTAAAAGAATCTGTTTTCTCTCTTGCTAAACATAGAATTGTTTGGCTATTAGTTCTTATGATTTCAGCAACTGCTACAGGAACTATTATTAGAAGATATGAAGAGGTGCTACAATCTGTAGTTATTCTTGCTGCATTTATTCCAATGCTTATGGACACTGGAGGAAATGCTGGTTCTCAATCTTCTACACTTATTATTCGTGGAATTGCACTTGGAGAAATTCAATTATCTGATATTGGAAAAATACTTTGGAAAGAGTTTAGAGTTAGTTTAATTGTTGGAATTACTCTTGCTGTTGTAAACTTTTTAAGAATTTATTTTATTGATAAAGCTGGACTTACAATCTCTCTTGTAGTTTGTGCTAGTCTACTATTTACTGTTGTTATAGCTAAAGTAGTTGGAGGTATTCTTCCTATCTTAGCAAAGGCGTTTAAACTTGACCCTGCTATAATGGCAAGTCCATTAATTACTACAATAGTAGATGCTTGTGCCCTTATAGTTTACTTTGCTTTATCTACACACTTCTTAAATCTAGCTTAAAATTTTAATAAACTGTTGCATTTTAACAATTTGGTTTGTTAATTTGTAACAGTTTTTTATTTTGCATATTGACATTAAAATCTATTTGTGATATATAATTATTAGCCACAATAGTTATAGAGTGCTAAGAGGAGGATTTAAAATGAGAAAAGAATCAAAAGCTTTTCAAGCTGAAACAAAAGAACTTTTAAATTTAATGATAAATTCTATTTATACTAACAAAGAAATTTTTTTAAGAGAACTTATTTCAAACGCTAGTGATGCTATAGATAAATTGAAATTCACAGCTTTAACTAATAGTGAAATATTAGGAGAAAACAATGAATTTAAAATAACTCTTGTAGTTGATAAAGATAAAAGAGAGATAACTATTACAGATAATGGAATAGGTATGACTTACGATGAAGTAGCTGAAAATATAGGTACTATTGCAAAATCTGGATCTAAGGCTTTTAAAGAGAAACTTGAAAATGTTTCTAAAGATGATGTTGATATTATTGGACAATTTGGTGTAGGTTTTTATTCAGGATTTATGGTAGCAGACACTATGACTATTCTTACTAAATCACCAAATTCTGATAAAGGGGTTAAATGGTACTCTTCAGGAGATGGAGCTTATGAAATTGAAGAGATAGATAGAGAAGAAAGAGGAACTTCAATAACTCTTACTATAAAAGCTGGTGAAGAGTTTGACACTTTCTTAGAAGATTGGAAAATAAAAGAACTTGTTAAAAAATATTCTGACTATGTAAGATATCCTATCTATTTTAACAATGAAGTTATTAATTCAACAAAACCTATTTGGAAAACTGATAAAAATAGTTTAAAAGATGAAGATTACAATGAATTCTACAAAGCTAATTTCCATGATTGGGAAGATCCTATGTTACATCTACACTTAAAAGTTCAAGGAAGTGTTGAGTATACTGCTCTTTTATATATACCTAAAAAAGCTCCTATGGACTTCTATAGTAAAGATTATAAAAAAGGACTTCAACTTTATACAAAAAATGTATTTATCATGGACAAATGTGATGAACTTATTCCTGAATACTTTAGCTTTATAAAAGGATTAGTAGATTGTGATAACCTTTCATTAAATATTTCAAGAGAAATTTTACAACAAAATAGTGAACTTCAAGCAATATCTAAAAATCTTGAAAAGAAAATAATTAGTGAACTTGAAAAAATTCTAAAGAAAGATAGAGAAAAATATATTGAATTCTGGGAAGCTTTTGGAAGAAATATTAAGTTCGGTATCCATGATATGTTTGGAATGAATAAAGATAAATTACAAAATCTTCTTATTTTCAGAACTTCACTTGATGAAAAATACTCTACATTAAAAGAGTATGTTGATCGTATGGGAGAAAGAAAAGAGATTCTTTATGTAGTTGGAGAAGATTTAGCTACTGTTACTTCTCTTCCAAAAATGGAAACATTAAAAGAAAAAGGAATAGAGGTATTACTATTAACAGATAGAATTGATGAGTTTGCTTTAAAAACAATGATGGAATTTGAAGGTAAAACATTTAAATCTATCAATGATTCTGATTTTAAAATAGATGACAGTAAAGAAAAAGAGGAAGAGATAAAAAAATTGTCTGAAGATAATAGATCTCTACTTGATAAAATAAAAGATACACTTTCTGGAAAAATAGTTGATGTTGAATTGAGCAATGACCTTGGAAAAGGAGCTTCTGCTCTTTTAGCAAAAGGAAATATCTCACTTGAAATGGAAAAAGTTCTTTCTCAACTTCCAGGAAATGAAGAGGTAAAAGCTGAAAAAATATTAGCTTTAAACCCTGAACATCCTGTTTTCAAAAAATTACAAACTCTTGAAAATAGTGAAGAATTTAAAGATCTACTTGATGTTCTATATACAGAAGCTTTAATTCTTGAAGGCTTCCAAATAGAAAATCCAGTTGAATTTATTAAAAAGTTAAATAATTTACTTAAATAAAAATAAGATTTAATTAATATTAAAAGATTGCTTAATTAATTTTAGGCAATCTTTTTTATATAAAAACTATAATTTCCTTAGGAAAAGAAAAAAGCTGAAAAATCAACAACTCAATTGATCTTTCAGCTTTTTTTTAATAATTTAACTACTTTTAACTATGCTTTATATTTTATTTTTCCTTTTACAAGTGTCATATCTACACTGTAATCTGGGTTAAGAATTACTAAGTCAGCATCTTTTCCTTCTGCTACTTCTCCAGCATTTAATCCGAATTCTCTAGCAGCATTTGTACTTGTCATTTTTACTGCATCAAAAATACTATATCCTAATTCAATTATATTTTTAAATGCTTTATCTAGAGTAAGTACACTTCCAGCTAGTGAATCATTGCTTACTAATCTAGCTTGATTGTCTTTTACATAAACATCTAGTTCACCTAATTTATAGTTTCCTTCAGCAAGTCCAGTAGCACTCATAGCATCTGTTATACACTCTATTTTATCAACACCTTTAGCTCTTATCATAAGTCTTACTGTTTCAGGATGAACGTGAATCTTATCAAAAATAACTTCTGCCATAATATCATCACTATTTAATACAGCTCCTGCAACTCCAAGTTCTCTATGGTTGATTCCTCTCATTCCATTAAATGTATGTGTAGAATGTCCTAGTCCAGCTTTTATAGCTTTTTGAACATCATCAAAGAATACAGCAGAGTGTCCTATTGATACTACAACACCTTGACTTCTTAAATATTTAATAGCCTCAAGTGAAGCTTCTCCTTTTGGTGACATTGAGAATAGTTTTACTAGTCCAGGTTTTACTGATAAGAATTCTTTTATCTCTTCAATTCCAGCAGGTTTTATATATTTTTCATTTTGTGCTCCTTTATATTGAACATCAAAATATGGTCCTTCCATATGAACTCCAAAAATATTAGCTCCATCTAGCTCTTTATTTTGTAATTCTCCTGCTATTGATAATACTTTTTCTAAATTTTCTTTTGTACTTGTTAAAGTTGTTGCTAAAAAGTTTGTTGTTCCATGTTTAGCTACAAAAGTTGAAATAGTTTTTAAAGCTTCTGTTGTTCCATCCATAGCATCTGCACCATTTGCTCCGTGAATATGTACATCTATAAATCCTGGTACAACATATTTACCTTGTAAATCTATCACTTGTTCATAGAAAGGGTGATCCTTTTCCATGATTTTTTTTATTTTTCCATCTACTAACAAAATATCCCCAGTTATAATTCTATCGGCTAAAACAATCTTCCCATTTTTTAAAAGCATTTTTTCCATGAATTTCATCTCCTTTAAGATTGAATTAAAAAAACATATCATTTTCTTTATAGTAATATTTTATTACATTTTCTCTTTTTTCTCAATAGTTTTTTAATTCTTTCCCAAAAAGAAATCTCCATGTATACATAATTTCCTTTGATAGATTTTAAAATTTTCATATTAATTTACCCTTCTATATTAAAGAAAAAATTAGATTTCATCAACATTATCTATTCCTTCTGAAGCCTCATCATAATCTTCAGAAACAATATTTTCATCTTCACTTGTATCATCCAAATTTTTTTTAGTTAAAGAGATTTTATTTTCATCTGCTTCAATTATTTCTAAAACTTTTTTCTCAATTTCTTCAAATAATTCTTTTTCATTTTCTAGTCTAGTTTTTACATTTTCTTTTCCTTGCCCTAATCTAATATCTCCAAAGCTAAACCAAGCACCAGATTTTTGGACTATATCATTATCTAAAGCAATATCCAAAACTTCTCCTACCTTTGATATTCCTTTACCATACATAATTTGGAAAGATGCCTCTTTAAATGGTGGAGCTACTTTATTTTTAGTAACTTTTACTAGAGTTTCATTTCCTATAACTTCATCACCTTGTTTTAC
The genomic region above belongs to Fusobacterium varium and contains:
- the mgtE gene encoding magnesium transporter; its protein translation is MENILSYLENNQLAKLKEVLIEENPVDIAELFEDLPKDQCLKLFRILPKDLAAETFSYLSSEKQQEIVENITDEEIKYIINEMFIDDTVDFIEEMPANIVDKILQNTSPDTRKLINQFLKYPENSAGSVMTVEYVSLKSDMNIGQALNHIKKVGINNETIDICYVIDNQRKLVGFISLKSLIFLDDIIPLVDAMETNVISATTTDDQEVIASLFRKYDLTSMPVVDNEGRLVGIITIDDVVDVIDQENTEDFQKMAAMDPSDEEYLKESVFSLAKHRIVWLLVLMISATATGTIIRRYEEVLQSVVILAAFIPMLMDTGGNAGSQSSTLIIRGIALGEIQLSDIGKILWKEFRVSLIVGITLAVVNFLRIYFIDKAGLTISLVVCASLLFTVVIAKVVGGILPILAKAFKLDPAIMASPLITTIVDACALIVYFALSTHFLNLA
- the htpG gene encoding molecular chaperone HtpG — protein: MRKESKAFQAETKELLNLMINSIYTNKEIFLRELISNASDAIDKLKFTALTNSEILGENNEFKITLVVDKDKREITITDNGIGMTYDEVAENIGTIAKSGSKAFKEKLENVSKDDVDIIGQFGVGFYSGFMVADTMTILTKSPNSDKGVKWYSSGDGAYEIEEIDREERGTSITLTIKAGEEFDTFLEDWKIKELVKKYSDYVRYPIYFNNEVINSTKPIWKTDKNSLKDEDYNEFYKANFHDWEDPMLHLHLKVQGSVEYTALLYIPKKAPMDFYSKDYKKGLQLYTKNVFIMDKCDELIPEYFSFIKGLVDCDNLSLNISREILQQNSELQAISKNLEKKIISELEKILKKDREKYIEFWEAFGRNIKFGIHDMFGMNKDKLQNLLIFRTSLDEKYSTLKEYVDRMGERKEILYVVGEDLATVTSLPKMETLKEKGIEVLLLTDRIDEFALKTMMEFEGKTFKSINDSDFKIDDSKEKEEEIKKLSEDNRSLLDKIKDTLSGKIVDVELSNDLGKGASALLAKGNISLEMEKVLSQLPGNEEVKAEKILALNPEHPVFKKLQTLENSEEFKDLLDVLYTEALILEGFQIENPVEFIKKLNNLLK
- the nagA gene encoding N-acetylglucosamine-6-phosphate deacetylase; its protein translation is MEKMLLKNGKIVLADRIITGDILLVDGKIKKIMEKDHPFYEQVIDLQGKYVVPGFIDVHIHGANGADAMDGTTEALKTISTFVAKHGTTNFLATTLTSTKENLEKVLSIAGELQNKELDGANIFGVHMEGPYFDVQYKGAQNEKYIKPAGIEEIKEFLSVKPGLVKLFSMSPKGEASLEAIKYLRSQGVVVSIGHSAVFFDDVQKAIKAGLGHSTHTFNGMRGINHRELGVAGAVLNSDDIMAEVIFDKIHVHPETVRLMIRAKGVDKIECITDAMSATGLAEGNYKLGELDVYVKDNQARLVSNDSLAGSVLTLDKAFKNIIELGYSIFDAVKMTSTNAAREFGLNAGEVAEGKDADLVILNPDYSVDMTLVKGKIKYKA